One window of the Salvia splendens isolate huo1 chromosome 1, SspV2, whole genome shotgun sequence genome contains the following:
- the LOC121786738 gene encoding uncharacterized protein LOC121786738: MDKPPEHQLAAPIDEEKAPSLRKRHLLRCCTCAAASLFFVAILAIALAFTVFRVRGPVFLLNGSTANLDLIPGTRLPRPGSNATIRADVSVRNRNYASFRYGSSASAVYYRGAAIGEARAPAGNMAARRTARMNVTVVIVMDRVLAQPGFGSDVEAGRATMSWRARIGGRMKFWFIKKHVTMKMNCTATVDVVKMEVAEYKCKPKIKLFR; the protein is encoded by the coding sequence ATGGATAAACCGCCGGAGCATCAACTCGCCGCCCCCATCGACGAAGAAAAAGCACCCTCCCTCCGGAAACGGCACCTGCTGAGATGCTGCACCTGCGCCGCCGCCTCGCTCTTCTTCGTAGCCATACTCGCCATAGCCCTAGCCTTCACCGTATTCCGAGTGAGGGGCCCGGTTTTCCTGCTGAACGGCTCCACCGCGAACCTCGACCTCATCCCCGGCACGCGCCTCCCGCGGCCGGGCTCCAACGCCACCATACGCGCCGACGTCTCGGTGAGGAACCGGAACTACGCGTCGTTCCGGTACGGGAGCTCGGCGTCGGCGGTGTACTACCGCGGGGCGGCGATCGGGGAGGCGCGGGCGCCGGCGGGGAATATGGCGGCGCGGCGGACGGCGAGGATGAACGTGACGGTGGTGATCGTGATGGACCGGGTGCTGGCGCAGCCGGGTTTCGGGTCGGATGTGGAGGCGGGTCGGGCGACGATGAGCTGGCGTGCGCGGATTGGCGGGAGGATGAAGTTTTGGTTTATTAAAAAACACGTGACGATGAAGATGAACTGTACGGCCACGGTTGATGTTGTGAAGATGGAAGTGGCGGAGTATAAGTGTAAGCCAAAAATTAAGctatttagataa
- the LOC121786807 gene encoding uncharacterized protein LOC121786807 yields the protein MESEEIDSPEVERLREDLLDGIDEDSDLCTSIHDLDSFMKSFEEEITTSPTSSHGSGAAEERIIESASDCGESGEVEEGIVELVSDFGESRPDLGYLLKASDDELGIPPPAASPASKELVTG from the coding sequence ATGGAGTCGGAGGAGATTGACTCGCCGGAGGTGGAGCGGCTGAGGGAGGATCTGTTGGACGGAATCGACGAAGATTCCGATCTCTGCACTTCCATCCACGACCTCGACTCGTTCATGAAGAGTTTCGAGGAGGAAATCACTACATCTCCCACTTCCAGTCACGGATCCGGAGCGGCTGAGGAAAGAATCATCGAATCGGCGTCGGATTGCGGCGAATCCGGAGAGGTTGAGGAAGGAATCGTCGAATTGGTGTCGGATTTCGGCGAATCGCGACCGGATCTAGGCTATCTGCTCAAGGCGTCGGACGACGAGCTAGGGATTCCACCTCCGGCGGCGTCTCCGGCGAGCAAGGAGCTGGTGACGGGGTGA